Proteins encoded together in one Ferroglobus placidus DSM 10642 window:
- a CDS encoding NUDIX domain-containing protein: MKCITLTVDAIIPYRGGIVLVRRKNEPFKGKYALPGGIVEYGEKVEDAVIREAEEETGLKCRIEKLVGVYSDPNRDPRGHFVSICFILTPIGGELKAGSDAEDVKVFKLEELPELAFDHEKMIKDAEVYLRGILSKV, encoded by the coding sequence ATGAAGTGCATAACGCTTACCGTCGATGCGATAATCCCCTACAGAGGGGGAATAGTTCTCGTAAGAAGAAAGAACGAGCCTTTCAAAGGAAAGTACGCTTTGCCCGGAGGAATAGTTGAGTACGGTGAGAAGGTTGAGGATGCTGTTATAAGAGAAGCTGAGGAGGAAACGGGATTGAAGTGTAGAATTGAGAAACTCGTTGGAGTTTACTCCGATCCGAACAGAGATCCGAGAGGACATTTCGTTTCGATTTGCTTCATTCTTACTCCCATAGGCGGAGAACTTAAAGCCGGAAGTGACGCTGAGGATGTGAAAGTTTTTAAACTCGAAGAACTTCCGGAATTAGCATTCGATCACGAAAAAATGATAAAGGACGCGGAGGTGTATCTGCGTGGAATTCTGTCCAAAGTGTAA
- a CDS encoding PHP domain-containing protein: MFDFHIHSTYSDGKGKIDEIVRKAMERKLKIICIADHSSEHPLGLTKKKAEKRSIEIEMAEQKYGVKVLNGIECGILENGRVEKPEFEFDLVIASIHSYLTPEEYYRRLRECIKTQEIHVLGHLHSEMVSLDGRIPEYDLEIIDLAKENCVAIEINSYHRAPPLDVIEEAGRKGLIYSIGSDAHSVERVGDVSWAKKQAEKNFRKSILDVIL, from the coding sequence GTGTTCGACTTCCACATACACAGCACTTACTCTGATGGGAAGGGGAAAATTGACGAAATAGTTAGGAAAGCCATGGAAAGGAAGCTGAAGATTATCTGCATAGCGGACCACTCTTCCGAACACCCCCTCGGACTCACGAAGAAGAAAGCTGAAAAAAGATCGATCGAGATTGAGATGGCTGAGCAGAAGTACGGAGTTAAAGTTCTTAACGGAATAGAGTGCGGAATTCTCGAAAACGGAAGGGTAGAAAAGCCGGAATTCGAATTCGATTTGGTCATCGCTTCGATCCACAGCTACTTGACTCCGGAGGAGTACTACAGGAGGTTGAGGGAGTGTATAAAGACTCAGGAGATTCACGTTCTCGGGCATTTGCATTCAGAAATGGTTAGCTTGGACGGTAGAATTCCCGAATACGACCTTGAAATTATCGACCTCGCAAAGGAAAATTGCGTGGCGATAGAGATTAACAGCTATCACAGAGCTCCCCCTCTCGACGTAATTGAAGAGGCTGGGAGAAAGGGGTTGATTTACTCGATAGGGAGCGATGCGCATTCGGTTGAGCGAGTAGGAGACGTTTCGTGGGCGAAAAAGCAGGCGGAGAAAAACTTTAGAAAGTCAATATTGGATGTGATTCTATGA
- the artA gene encoding archaeosortase A — MLQFISTLLMFIYALSKNKFVGFVSWTIFGVFWLLNLPYYMSISDYFNSVLMVAAFSLFTLLGLTILRTNDDVFPRLTFIAAISSLIYFTFAETMLGKELIEIVAMQTSILASFLGYKFLVDGDFIYYNGKIVQIILACTGIESISLFAGISLGAEGRAVNKIKAFLVSVPVIYVLNLLRNTFIVLAYGDSWFGENSFYIAHHVISKFLATVALIIIAMQVFKYLPKFADDVFKAKDAVVRTWLEKRR; from the coding sequence ATGCTACAATTCATCTCGACACTCCTAATGTTCATCTACGCACTATCAAAAAACAAATTCGTCGGCTTCGTCTCTTGGACGATCTTCGGAGTTTTCTGGCTGCTAAATTTACCTTACTACATGAGCATCTCCGACTACTTCAATTCCGTGCTGATGGTTGCAGCCTTTTCTCTCTTCACTCTCCTCGGTTTAACGATTCTGAGAACCAACGATGACGTTTTTCCGAGACTGACTTTTATCGCAGCTATCTCCTCTCTCATTTACTTCACCTTCGCCGAAACGATGCTCGGAAAAGAGCTAATAGAGATCGTGGCTATGCAAACATCAATTTTAGCGAGCTTTCTCGGCTACAAATTCTTAGTCGACGGAGATTTCATTTACTACAACGGCAAAATCGTACAGATAATTCTCGCCTGTACGGGAATCGAAAGCATTTCGCTTTTCGCCGGTATCTCTTTGGGAGCAGAAGGTAGAGCGGTTAACAAGATAAAAGCATTTTTGGTTTCAGTTCCGGTAATTTACGTGCTCAACCTCCTAAGAAACACGTTTATAGTTCTCGCTTACGGAGATAGCTGGTTTGGAGAGAACAGTTTCTACATAGCCCACCACGTAATCTCCAAGTTTCTTGCGACGGTAGCATTGATAATTATCGCGATGCAGGTCTTCAAGTATCTGCCTAAATTTGCCGATGACGTGTTTAAAGCTAAAGATGCGGTGGTGAGAACTTGGTTAGAAAAGAGGCGTTGA
- a CDS encoding phosphatidylserine decarboxylase → MVRKEALKVILILALLLPLGIFVKFLIPLLSALIAFTIFFFRDPERKIGDWVISPADGRIDFVEDNRLEIFMGLFDCHVQRSPVSGIVKRITFVPGKKRPAFIRGGNERKVIEIESEEGTFVVELIAGIFARRIFCWVKEGEKVEKGQRIGMIAFGSRVALEVPENYVFVKKVGEKVKAGETVAVKYEAG, encoded by the coding sequence TTGGTTAGAAAAGAGGCGTTGAAAGTTATTTTAATTCTCGCCCTCTTACTTCCCCTCGGAATTTTCGTAAAATTTCTGATACCTCTCCTCTCAGCTCTAATAGCCTTTACAATTTTCTTCTTCAGAGATCCGGAAAGGAAAATCGGAGATTGGGTTATCTCTCCTGCAGACGGGAGAATCGATTTCGTCGAAGATAACAGGCTGGAAATTTTCATGGGGCTATTTGACTGCCACGTCCAGAGGTCTCCGGTGAGTGGAATAGTTAAAAGAATAACTTTCGTCCCCGGAAAAAAGCGACCGGCGTTTATAAGAGGAGGGAACGAAAGAAAGGTGATAGAAATTGAGAGCGAAGAAGGAACTTTCGTAGTCGAGTTAATAGCAGGAATTTTTGCGAGGAGAATTTTCTGCTGGGTGAAAGAGGGAGAGAAGGTTGAAAAGGGGCAGAGAATAGGAATGATAGCCTTCGGCTCAAGAGTTGCCTTAGAGGTGCCCGAAAATTACGTTTTCGTTAAAAAGGTAGGGGAAAAAGTTAAGGCTGGAGAGACGGTTGCCGTGAAATATGAAGCTGGCTGA
- a CDS encoding CDP-alcohol phosphatidyltransferase family protein, translating to MKLADAFSILNATFGFLAIYYRDPSFIFLAAFADGLDGYLARKYGSGDLGKNLDTLADFISFGVAPAYFLGIFAFPYLLASIYRLARFLNVNKEDFVGFPVTASAMIVVPLLFFSKNLSLFAAIILSFFMVSEIEYKKVKDAKLLSVAAILILIAFIDSRLSVGILTLSILYLLSPLAKNFYKH from the coding sequence ATGAAGCTGGCTGATGCATTTTCAATACTGAACGCAACCTTCGGATTTCTTGCCATATATTACCGCGATCCCTCTTTCATATTCCTCGCCGCTTTCGCCGACGGTTTAGACGGATATCTGGCAAGAAAATACGGTTCTGGAGATCTCGGAAAGAACCTCGACACTCTGGCAGATTTTATCTCATTCGGAGTGGCTCCAGCTTACTTCCTCGGAATTTTTGCCTTTCCTTACCTTTTAGCCTCAATTTACCGCCTCGCAAGATTTCTTAACGTAAATAAAGAAGATTTCGTCGGATTTCCCGTGACAGCTTCGGCAATGATAGTCGTTCCGCTACTTTTCTTTTCTAAAAATTTGTCGCTTTTTGCGGCAATAATTCTCTCGTTTTTTATGGTTAGCGAGATAGAGTACAAGAAAGTCAAGGATGCGAAGCTTTTGAGTGTTGCCGCAATCCTAATTCTTATCGCTTTCATCGATTCAAGACTTTCTGTTGGAATTCTCACCCTTTCAATCCTCTATCTCCTCTCTCCCCTCGCTAAAAACTTTTATAAACATTAG